GGAGATGTAGAAGCCAGAAACCGCCTAGGAAAAGTCAGGGCCAGAAAGAAACATCTTTGAGGGCCTCTTCTCATTGTCCAGCCATCAGTGATCTAAGACAAGACTAGCTGGACTTAAGATCAGCACAAGCTGGTGAAAAACAGACACGGTGGGTGAAGACACACTGGGGGGGCACGCTGACCTTATATAGCACATAGTCAATGCGGATGCCGAACGGAAACGGCTCTAGCTCCCGCTGGTTGACGTAGCAGTTCTCAGGTACCATGGTACAGCCTTCCTCAGAGCCCTAGGTGAGTAGGTGGTTCATGCTAGCcatgggggagaaagagaagagaagctaGGGGTGTAGGCATGGAAATAATCAGGCGGGTCCTCACCTTGAAGTCCCGGGTCTCAAGGTAAGCATCATGCAGCCCTGTCCACTCCTTCAGCAGGCGGCAGCCAAGGTCCTTCGGGTGCAAGTTGAGGTCCCCACACAACAGAACCACATCGGCCTTCTTGGATGTGTGGCTGGGGGAACCAGGTTGGTGAGGCAGGCGTTCTTCCCTGACCAGCTCTGCCCTCCTATAAGTGGGGACCTGGCCACCCCTCAACCCCTGACCCCATCCCACTTCCCCTGTCAAGCCCAGGCTCACACACTGGATGAACTGGGCCAGTTCCCAAGCTTGGGCCACACGATGTGTTAGGTAGATGTCCTTCTGTCGACTGTACTCGGCATGGAGCTGAGCGAGACAGGTGAGGTTATAGCAGATGAGACTGACGGTCCCTCTCTGAGGGTCTAAATCATGCTTGTGTCTGTCACTTGGCATCatacttgattaaaaaatgggcaaacttTGCCCACTAACCTTAGGAGATCCTGCCCCCAACCTCACCCTCAGGCAGCCCAACTAGAGGAGTcccatctctccctcccaggGGCAGGCCACCTATCCCAGCCCTGCCGGCTTCACTCACATGGGTCACGTAGGCATTGAGCACCAGTCCACCCAGATGGAGCACTAGCAGCCCCACAGCCTTCCCACAGAACCAGTCTCCATGGTGGATctgcaggcaggagggagcaggaacTCAGGGCACAGCTACCCTCTTTCTGCCCATCCCCTGCAGCCCAAGGAAGGCTGCCTCCTCTATACCATGTGTTAgtgggggggtgcggggggggggagggagatgaAAGAAATCTGAGATTAGGCTTACCATGTAGGGGTACCCATTGAGGGTATAGACGTGCTGGGTGAATTCTTGGATAGGATGTTTGGAGAAGACGCAAAGGCCACTGCCAATGACACCACTGCAAACCAAGTCCTGATTAATAGTcagaaaggcaggaagagaaataCCCCAGGCTTGTTCCCCTCCCTCATCTTCCAGCTTGTATCAGCTACTTGTtttctgtctgttgctgagatcAGCACCAGAGTAAAGCTCAAAGCAACAGCCTTTGTGGGATGATACAAAGTGACTTGATAAGGGTGGGATGGGCTGAAGAGCGAGAATCTTCCTGGTTCCACACCCAGAGGAGAGGACtctgggggagaagaggagggtgCAGGCAGGACAGGGAAGGGCTGGTAGGACCGAGAGCTTCCCGATCTGAGAACAGGCGTCCAGACCGGTTAGGCTTCTCACCTCCTGAAGTAGTGTGCCGCTGGGTAGGTGGGCGACAGCTTCTGTCTCAGGTACTGGAAGTCCTGCTCACTCCACACCTGAGCGAAGAGGTGAGGATGCCTGCCGGCCCGCCCCCGGGCCAagtcccctcctgctcccccagccgccccccaccccgtcccaggCGGGGCTCCACGCCAGCGCCACACTGCCCACCTCTTCCAGGAGAGCTAGGTCGAAGCTCTCCATGTTCAGAAAGTCTCCCAGGCGCTTCATGCGGTCGGCCCGGTGCTTGCTCAGGTAGGGAATGCCCCTGAGGACGAGAAGGGCGGGG
The DNA window shown above is from Ursus arctos isolate Adak ecotype North America unplaced genomic scaffold, UrsArc2.0 scaffold_13, whole genome shotgun sequence and carries:
- the SMPD2 gene encoding sphingomyelin phosphodiesterase 2 codes for the protein MKPNFSLRLRLFNLNCWGIPYLSKHRADRMKRLGDFLNMESFDLALLEEVWSEQDFQYLRQKLSPTYPAAHYFRSGVIGSGLCVFSKHPIQEFTQHVYTLNGYPYMIHHGDWFCGKAVGLLVLHLGGLVLNAYVTHLHAEYSRQKDIYLTHRVAQAWELAQFIHHTSKKADVVLLCGDLNLHPKDLGCRLLKEWTGLHDAYLETRDFKGSEEGCTMVPENCYVNQRELEPFPFGIRIDYVLYKAVSGFYISCKTLRTTTGRDPHSGTPLSDHEALMATLCVRHSPPQHIPSPSHGPAERSPLISILKEAWTELDLGVAHARWWATFAGYVIGLGLLLLALLCALAAGGGVREVAILLWTPSVGLLLGAGAVYLFHMQEAKGLSRARAELQHVLGRAREAQDLGPESQPALPLGQQEGDGTEEQ